AGAATGCGGCGGCAAAATGCATCTGAGAGAGGGGGAGTTTGAAAAAGCTCACACAGATTTCTTTGAGGCCTTTAAAAACTATGACGAGTCAGGAAGCCCCCGAAGGACGACATGTTTGAAGTATTTAGTGCTCGCCAACATGCTAATGAAGTCGGGAATCAACCCTTTTGACTCGCAAGAGGTGTGATGTTTCACTTACTCCACCTTTTATCATTTttcttggtgtttgtttttcttttgtcttgaaAGCAGAATTGTACATCCTTTGTTAAAAAGCTAATGTTTCCTTTTGTTTACCTCTCAAAAGGCCAAACCATACAAAAATGATCCAGAGATATTAGCAATGACAAATTTAGTAAGGTAAGAATGTTTTGTATTTGGATTCAGTCCGTGTTCTTCATCTCTTAAACTCATATGCAGTATGTTCACATATTTCTTGAAACATCACACATATTTGCAGTTTGGAATTTGCTGAAAAAGTCATCTGGTGATATTTTGATGACAAGTACCAAGTACTGTAGTGCCTTGATTTATGAATCAAATTCATTCTGTGACCACGTTGGTTTTAACTTAAATCTCTCAAATCGCATTCCCCATATAAACGAATGGCAATGTCATGAATCCCTACCAGCCCCACATTGTGCACATTCTGATGTGTGTGGCTTGgtcaccagggggcagtataatatacACATGCAGAAGCCAATGAAGAAGAATTTCACTACTAAGTGACTCAGTAAACAGAAACACTACACAACACtgtctttttttcatattgcTGTCATGTGAGAAAAACatcaatttttgtcatttgtttattttttatttttgttttttacattaataGTATGTCGGCATTTCAGACATCCCGTTTATgtatacatttttcaaaaattatataaatggacatgtttttcacaggactgCAAGGACATGATAAAAAATGCATGCCTGTGGGACTGAACAATTAATTCAATTAATATCGACATCCAAATGTAGTAGAAGTGCAATTTTCTAATTGCAAATGCTGTCATTTGGGGGGAAGAGACTGCTTGATATTCGTAGGCttctgaatattttatttatgtttttattgattgatatGTTCAGTGCTGAAGTGCACTCCACATGTTTACATAACATTGTTGAAACATAAAAAGTTACAGTGATAAAGCCACGTATTCGCATTTTTCTTGTCATCTGATTTATGGTTCAGTGACTTATGTTTATGCCACACTTTGGTCAAAGCTATCGTAGTGAATGCCtaaaagactgcaagtcaaCGTTTTTTGTAAGTTCACAACTCTCGAGTAGataaatgtatttaatatttttgtatAATAAATCCGGTATTGTTTACTGTAATgcagattaatttattgcttgtgtatGTTAAAAACATGGGAAgaggattttgaaaaaaactaattgtgtacaaaattgcaatattgaaggggcggggggggggggagtaagccaaattatttttcatagtCAACATTTGTTGCTTTGCTGTTTGTTTAAATATCTGACGTTTCAAGCGTTGTAACACCACAACATCCATGCTGGTTTCGTAAGCTCATCTATGGCATTAACCGAAACGTATATTCCTAAGTCAAGTTGGGAATAGCAATAAAAAGATTGAAGAAGTTTTGAAATGAGTTCAGTTGAGTTTGCTCCCAACATCGAGCGTTTTTACATTCTATTGAACTTTTGCTCCCATGTCAAAGCAGCAAATCGGCAAAACTATTAATTTAGGTCACTCATGAATCAAGGCACCAACTCTAATGTTGAAGTGAATTTGGAAATTTCCATTTAGACATAAATAGTGCTTTGCTGGCATCTTGTGGCaacaaaagttaaatacaatccTACGCTACTGTACGTAAATTATATACTACACATTATGTTATATTCATGCAACTGTTGCATGAACAGAAAGTATGAGAAAATGCCCTTGAAAGTGTGAAATGAATAGTGTTAGTATTTTTTTAGTGTTTTTCTATTTTGGATCAAGATTGACGGCtatcaagatgtattttgtgtgtggagtttttatAACATTGATTCTTTCTCCCACCAGCGCCTATCAGAACAATGACATCACTGAATTTGAGAAAAtcttgaaaacaaatcacagtAACATAATGGACGACCCCTTTATCAGAGAGCACATAGAGGGTGAGTGGCGACTGTGACTGGTGGTGGTTGCTGTACACATGCACTAAGAATATCTTGAATGcagtcatgtctttttttttcacttacttTTTTGCAGAGCTGCTGCGCAATATTAGAACTCAAGTACTTATCAAACTCATCAAACCATATACAAGAATACACATCCCTTTCATTTCGAAGGTAAGACTATTGGATcacatcattttgtgttttaccCATCCCTAtccagtcaaacctcagttttcgaacgtctctgttctcgaccaaattggttttcgaccaGAGAATTCGAGATTTTtacgcctcggattacgaccgaaaaccggttttcgaccatactgaccaaacccgaatacgccacttgactcctctcggcttccttacacgagtaagtgacgcttccttgtatagcgttcattgtgagcagacatgtttgttgtgatttatgcaaatctgactatttttttatgttatttctgcatagtgtCTTAGCCCGTAACGTGGGCTGATAAAATAGTTTCgcatttcgaacaaatcgcttttcgaacagccttctggaatgaaTAAtgatcgaaaaccgaggtatgactgtgtatgtatttatgttTCTATATCAAAACATTCTCCCatgtaataatagaaatagcagCACAGTGGTCTAGTGCAAGTGTCTCCGTGGTGCCACGCAGTTTGCCATATGGCCAAAAGCACTTTCAAGAATCccatggtttatttatttatttagccgtATGATATTCCTTAAGTGATACCAactattaaaatgaaaaaaaaaatggaagaaaacaatGTGGTCTAATACCAGTCACCAGTTGGTGTGTTTTCCTGACAGTGACTGCTCCTCTTGACGTTTTATATCCAGTCTGTATGTTGATGCTGTACTTGCATTGGTGTCCACATATGGAAGATGCCTCATTCCGATTGGAGCTATTCAATTCCATGTGTCCTTTTGTATTCCTGCCGTCATTACGGTTTGCTGCCATGATGGCAAATGCACATCTGTGATAATGTGGGCTATACTGGAGCCGCCTGCTGTCAGTCGACTGTCATACCTGTAAATTCAAACCAAATTTAATTTCCATCTACTTGGTAACCTGCAGATTGACAACTGcctctttgctttgtttttcaggAGCTGAATATCGATGTTTGTGATGTGGAGAGTCTGCTGGTGCAGTGTATTTTGGATAAGTATGcgtcatttatttttgcttgctgCACCATATAAATATGTAATTGCATCACCTAGGGCTGGGcaataattcaaaataaaaatcacgatTGACACCTGATTCCTCTGGCATTCTGCGTGCTGTAGGCAGAGGCGACAGTATGATGTTAGATTTGTTCCACAATTACAAGCACCTACAACGGTTTGGTCAACTGTAAAGCATGCGCCCAAAGAGAGCATGAGTTCACCATGCCAACATTGTATGAACAACAATGAAGCTTAATGTAATCAATGGTATCAACTGTGGGGTATTGCGTCTTCTGTAAAAGATATTAATAGTGGCACTGCTGGAGACATGTCCGCTTTTAAAACCACCAGCTTGAACTATtgattatatacatccatccattttctgatccgcttatcttcacaagggtcgcagggggtgctggagcctatcccatccgtctttgggcagtaggtggggggaaccctgaactggttgccagccagctaTTCCAAAATCCCATGTTAACACTCATTTAAAGAATGAACGTATTTTTCCTCCAGGGGTGCGTACCAGTAGTTTGAAACAAGCGAAGAGTGGAAGCATGTAACATGCTATGCATCAAAAATGCTTCATGTGCtaaaaaacaattttacatttaattCCCATGGTCTCCATGTATAGCGGATATCAGAAGACTATACACTCTAGAGTATACTATTCAAATGCCATTTGTTtggtgaaatgaaaacaaagatgcCTTTTGTGACAGCACTCAATCTTTTTCGGTAGCAGTGTATCAGTGTGGCACTTTTGGATGTGACGATATTTACgacttttattttgcaaaaacgATTCAAATCTGTCACATTGCGAGGGCATCTCCTGTGCACTGCCCTCTTCAGATCACTTTACAAATGTTTGACGGAACTGCTCATTATTCCCGCGACCTTGATTGACAAAGGCCccagttccagctgaagaaaaacaggcCTACCCTAAGCATGATGCTGTCTCCTCCATGCAAGCATGATGCTGCTCTTCCCAATAAGTCTCGCATTGTAAACAGAAAGTTCTGAAAGGATTTATCTTGGGCTCATTGATCatgtcacaaaaacctggcattttgaatgggggtgtgttgacttttgcTGTCGAACGTATCTCAAAGTGAAAGAGTCTTCATGCTCTGACctgattggatacaactttattgtcaaacgtgttgtgtgtgcgtgtgtgtgtgtgtgtgtatgtgatttCTTGATGAATGCATTTTCCTGCAGCGCATAGCCGTTCCTTAACATGTGTTTGTGTCGTTCTCAGCACAATCCACGGGCGAATCGATCAAGTCAACCAGCTACTAGAACTCGACTACCAGAAAAGGGGAGGGGCTCGCTACACAGCTTTAGACAAATGGACTAATCAGCTGAACTCTCTCAACCAGGCCATTGTGAGCAAGCTCACATGATGCCAACGAAAAATCAAGAGACAAGGAAAATGGCATGTTTGAATACATCCAGCAAATATGCTTCCGTGCTTCGGAGATGAGCGAGACGCCACACGTTTTGAAAAACGCCACCGATTTTCAAGAAGAGCCCCgagaatgtgttgttttgtcctGACAAGAGGAAATCACTGACACTGTTGTTTTTCATATACCAGATTGGCAGATCCTTCCATGTGCAGATATATTGGTTGTACAAATGTGTATGAGAAGACAaacacagtattttaatgtataCTGTTGCCTCTTGGTAATAAAAACCTGTCAGCACTTAATAGATTGAACTTGGAAATTGAGTATTTGCATCATGACAAGAGAAACCTAGCTATGAAAAGCCCTTGGGGCATTGTCAGGTTCATAATTTAATATGACAAATATACCTACATCGGGCATTTATTCGATATTGAGTTGAAGGTCCATGTATGCATGCTACCAGTACTACAAATGGTTTCAACATTCCGCTAGTCGTACTCGTAGCACACAGTCATCAACTAGTGCGCAGTATTGTCTTAATTTTAACCTGTAGTTGTCCTACCAATAAGGACTAATAGGTAGCATGTGGATTTTACGATAGACGATATGACTGAGTGGAAAGTGGCTGTCTTGCAACccagaggttctgggttcaatCTCTAGCTCTTGTGACCATGTCGATGTGTCCTTGAATAAGATACTGAACGCTCAGTTGCTCCTGTTCCTGCATCATCAGAAAGTGAATGACAAGTCGGCGTGAAGGGCTTTGAGTGCCTTGTTGGTGAAAAATTGCAAAACAAGTGAAAGGCTATTTACCATTTAAGATAGACAGTATTACAAGCATCAAATAAATGCGATACAGATTTAAGTTCATGTGCTAGTACAGTCTTTGTTCTCACCAGTAGAAATGGTCAAATGGCGTTATGGCAAGTTGTTTGATCATTATTTACAACGCACTAGTTTTTGTTCACCATTCAGTGAGCACTCTAGTCAGACATCAAATAAATGTTCACATGGCTTGTTGCAAAGCTGTTTCAGCATTGTTTGATACTGGCCAAATAATTTCTGGGTACATGGGACCTTAAATAGGATATCaaggatattgaaaaaaagCTTTGCCAGACCTCAATTAATGTTGATCGCAAGTGGCAGCCTTTCTACTAGCTCcaagtgtttttaaatgtagtttTACTATGGATTGACACTATGGGTGAATAAAGTATCTAATCCCAGTGGAAAAGCCTATAAGAACAACTGAACTTTagcatgagtttgaatgtgcttGGTTCATTTTGAGCTCCAAGTTCACTTTTACTTGCCCCAGGTGCgttaattaagattaagatatcctttatttgttccgcaatggggaaattacaatcagaattcagaaaggaaaaacgctgggtagggaaagGGAAAAATATAAAGTGGAAAAAGTTGaaacatattttatattatttttttaaaagatcacAAAAACATGCCCTTTGAACAGGGGGCGTGTGAACTTTTACATTCATCATACTGTACCTAGTTTGTCTGACGTCACGTATTAAAGCGAGCATGCCTCAATGACGCGGTCGCCTAGCGTATTCCAGCCAATGGGAGCGTGGCTGGGCCCCAACTCCTTCCGCTCAGGTGACTCCAGTTTCCACTGGAGAGTCGGCTTGGGCTTTAGTCGCTGTTAGCAAGTGGCCAACGGTCGGAGTTAGCGCACTGCGAACGGACGTTTCTCCGCCTGAAAGCCCGTTTGTACGTTCAGTCAGATCCGAGTGTATACTTTGTTGAACCTTTGGggattgttgttgttcatcACCATGAAGAAGATAAAAAGGCCCACATCCTGACGTCCACTGTGGGGTCAATGACGGACAGTCGCCGCGTCGGTGACTGACATGGATGCAAGTGACATTAAGGTAAATCACGTTCCTAAATTACGCCCTCTCATGTTGGCATTTGCTAATCGATATGTGTAGTCAGACGCATTGAAAGCGCACGTTGTTTTGAGATGGGCAGTTCAGCAGATATTGCCTAGCATTGTCAGGAAAGCTAACGGCAACGGCTTTTGTCACATAACGGCTATCAGCCATTGATCATTGtttcgtgttgttgtttttttatttgtttgtttcatccGCGTCTCAAGTTTAGTATGTTTTTTGTCGTCTCTGGAGGATACTTGCTTAGTTCCATACATGTTCATCTTTGCCTTATGCGATGAGTAGCGACGTCTATGTTGACGCTAACTCGGCTTGTGGCTACATGAGCCAAAACATCTCAGCTGTCACTGAACGACGCTTGGAAGCAGCAACAGCTGAGCGacaatttacatgttcactccCGATCGACGCAGAAGGAACTCTCTTGGTACCATTCCGTAATTCGTGAGAGTGCTTTTAGGTGAGGCGCTGAGGTTTCATAGGTAATTTGAAGAAGAATGTCTGGTTCTCCAACATTGATGACATTCcgctgccgtgtgtgtgtgtgtgtgtgtgtgtgcgcgtgcgcgtgcgtgcgtgcgcgcgcagagCCATTCGGTGTGCCAGTATTCATCACAAGGTGTGGTGTGCTTTTCTGAGCGAATGACAACAAAACATGTTGGAATAATTTACCCTTACGTCATACTTGCGACATATCAGACGTATCAACATCATGTATTAGAGAGCATttaacctccatccatccatccatcttctaccgcttatccggggccgggtcgcgggggcaacagctttagcagggaagcccagacttccctctccctagctacttcttccagctctccccgggggatcccgaggcgttcccaggccagctgggtgacatagtctctccagcgtgtcctgggtcttcctcggggtctcctcccggtgggacatgcccggaacacctcaccagggaggcgttcaggaggcatccgaatcagatgcccaagccacctcatctggctcctctcgatgtggaggagaagcggctcgactcggagcccctcccggatgaccgagcttctcaccttatctctaagggagagcccggacaccctgcggagaaaactcatttcggccgcttgtatccgggatctcgttctttcggtcacgacccatagctcgtgaccatagatgagggttggaacgtagatcgaccggtaaattgagagcttcgccctttggctcagctccttcttcaccacgacagaccgatacaacgtccgcatcacagcagacgctgcaccgatccgcctgtcgatctctcgctccctcctgccctcactcgtgaacaagaccccaagatacttaaactcctccacttggggcaagatctcccccccgacctggagggggcactccacccttttccgactgaggaccatggtttcagatttggaggtgctgattttcatcccaaccgcttcacactcggctgcgaaacgctccagtgagagttggagagccccgtttgaaggagccaacagcaccacatcatctgcaaaaagcagggatgcaatactgaggccaccaaaacggaccccctcaacgcttcggctgcgcctagagattctgtccatgaaggttatgaacagaatcggtgacaaagggcagccttggcggagtcctaccctcactggaaacgattccgacttactgccggcaatgcggaccaaactctgacatcggtggtatagtgaccgaacagcccgtatcagggggttcggtactacatacccacgaagcaccccccacagaactccccgagggacacggtcaaaagccttctccaagtccacaaaacacatgtagactggttgggcgaattcccacataccctcgagaaccctgctaagggtgtagagctggtccactgttccacggccgggacgaaaaccacactgctcctcctcaatctgaggctcgacttcctgacggaccctcctctccagcacccctgaatagaccttaccagggaggctgaggagtgtgatccctctgtagttggaacacaccctccggtccccctttttaaaaagagggactaccaccccggtctgccaatccagaggcactctccccgttgaccacgcgatgttgcagaggcgtgtcaaccaggacagccccacaacatccagaaccttgaggaactctgggcggatctcatccacccctggggccttgccaccgaggagctttttaaccacatcggtgacttcaaccacagagataggagagcccacctcagagtccccaggctctgcttcctccaaggaaggcgtgttggtggagttgaggaggtcttcgaagtactctgcccaccggttcacaacgtcccgagtcgaagtcagcagtgccccatccccactgtacacagtgttcgtggtgcactgcttccccctcctgagacgtcggatggtggaccagaatttcctcgaagccgtccggaagtcggcttccatggcctcaccgaactcttcccatgctcgggtttttgcctcggcgaccaccgaagctgcgttccgcttggccagtcggtacccgtcagctgcctctggggtcccacaggccataaaggctcgatatgactccttcttcagcttgacggcatcccttactgctggtgtccaccagcgagtacgagggttgccgccacgacaggcaccaaccaccttacggccacaactcagattggccgcctcaacaatagaggcacggaacatggtccactcggactcaatgtcccccgtctcccccggaacatgggaaaagctctgtcggaggtgggagttgaaactccttctgacaggggattccgccagacgctcccaacaaaccctcacaatacgtttgggtctgccaggacggaccggcatcttcccccaccatcggagcctactcaccaccaggtggtgatcagttgacagctccgcccctctcttcacccgagtgtccagaacatgcggccgcaaatccgatgacacgaccacaaggtcgatcatcgaactacggcctagggtgtcctggtgccaagtgcacacgtggacacccttatgtttgaacaaggtgttcgttatggacaatccgtgacgagcacagaagtccaataacaaaacaccactcgagttctgatcgggggggccgttcctcccaatcacgcccctccaggtctcactgtcattgcccacgtgagcattgaagtcccccagtagaacaagggagtccccagcaggagtactctccagcacaccctccaaggactccaaaaagggtgggtatgctgagctgctgtttggtgcatatgcacaaacaacagtcaggacccgtccgactatatccagtcggaacttctctgcctcacacaccagttcgggctccttccctgccagagaggtgacattccatgtcccaagagctagcttctgcagccgaggattggaccgccagggtccccgcctttggctgccgcccagctcgcattgcacccgacccctttgacccctcccacgggtggtgagaccttgagaagggggacccacgttgcctcttcgggctgcaTTTAACCTTTGATATCCAATTTGAGACGTCCAATATACTCTTTGTCTTCACAAGTAGGACATTTTGTTGCACTGGTAAAACGTTTAGggtacatgaaaacaaaaactttgttCTCGTGATGTTCTTTCGACTATGAGAACAATTTTTGCACTTCTAGTATGAGTATGACCGTAACATGGATTtgaaatatcaaataaatgcttaAACGGGTTTGATATCCTTCATATGGAATAAATGTACGGACAGTTTtgatttgagtatttattctgAATCAAGGATATGCACCTTAATGTTGATTTGCTACTATTTACTACTTTGTTATTCGTACTAGGGCTCCACCAATTAGTTATTTCTAGAATTGAATATTCTACTGATGACCCCATTGATTTAGAGCTGTCAAAATGAATCCAGTAATTGTGAACGAATCAAATTAACTGTTTTAATAAGCGAAtaatcattttgaaccatttcaGCCTCTTGACTGTTAATATGTTCCTACTTAGTCTTTTATAACAACAGACTTGTATAATTGTGTTTGGTCAAAATATCGTCACGTTCCTAAATAAATGGCCTCaagtcattttgtctttttttttcaggatacaTGAAAAACTAAACCAAATGCTGATTATGTCTAATAGTAATTTCATTTCTAGGGTAGTATTGAATTATCGGTTTAAATAAGGATATAGCCAATCTTGCCAGTGGTGATCTCCATCGGGAGAAGTTTAAGGCAAaaatgaatagtttttttttggggtggggggatcaAATTTTGACTGGCCATTATTTTAAGAGGGTGACAATAAGACATTTTCTGACATCagattttactttggaaaaaaattgatCAAACCAGTTACTGAATTCGAATCAATTTATTGAGGGAAAAAATAGCCACTTtattcgagaaaaaaaataatcactgcaGCTATTGGACAAATGACCTGTAATGTATATGTAGTTGAACCTGAAGGAAACTCAGAAGTGAATGTCAAAATACCAGTAGTAGTCTTTGCATTAATTAGTGCCCAAGAAGTTGGGTCACTTTAAAAAAGCTTGGTGATTATCAATCCCTCTATTGTGAGATTGCttacctttttaaaatgtaatcctTGAATACAGACCTATAAATAAACAATCGGTCAATAAACAGTACCGGGTATTCACTGTTATACCCGATACTTTCGGTGTATGTCTTTCAACGGCGAggcctggcctggtgagtgatgtgggaGTCAGTGAGTTAGTTGTGAGCTGAGTTTAGCAGCTGACAGTTAACTGGCAAACTGTTAGCTAGTCTGCATTCTGCTGAGTACATCAATTGTGACTGACCGTCGCAGGTCATGTGTGAATGTGCTTATTAAGTGTTTTTAAGACCTGGCCATTCATCAAAGTGATCAATCAGAAGTACATAGTTCTGCAATTAATCATTTATAGTATGCTCTTTGTCTTCCTTAGTAGTTCAATTCAACACACTGACTAGTAGAACAACgactgttgctgttgttgtgtaGTAATGTTATTTTTCCACCATTTTATGACATTTCTGCTCACTAGTAGGATAACTTTGGGATACGAGCTGGACAACTGTTGTGTGTTACGACTAGTGAGGGGAAAATTGCACTAGTTGACAGTAATGTGGTACAAATACTACAAGTCACACAAAATTCTACGAGACAACATGTCGTTGTTCTACTAGTGTGCTGAACTGACCTAATCCGATTTAGGACAGAACATGTACGAGTGCATGGATATTGATAATGTGCTAaaattgttcttgttgttgttattattttttgttcgcTGTTTAtaccggtaattttttttctttgtatttttatattctTTGTATAAACgcaggaagtcaagtc
This Hippocampus zosterae strain Florida chromosome 4, ASM2543408v3, whole genome shotgun sequence DNA region includes the following protein-coding sequences:
- the cops2 gene encoding COP9 signalosome complex subunit 2 isoform X2 codes for the protein MSDMEDDFMCDDEEDYDLEYSEDSNSEPNVDLENQYYNSKALKEDDPKAALSSFQKVLELEGEKGEWGFKALKQMIKINFKLTNFPEMMNRYKQLLTYIRSAVTRNYSEKSINSILDYISTSKQMDLLQEFYETTLEALKDAKNDRLWFKTNTKLGKLYLEREEYGKLQKILRQLHQSCQTDDGEDDLKKGTQLLEIYALEIQMYTAQKNNKKLKALYEQSLHIKSAIPHPLIMGVIRECGGKMHLREGEFEKAHTDFFEAFKNYDESGSPRRTTCLKYLVLANMLMKSGINPFDSQEAKPYKNDPEILAMTNLVSAYQNNDITEFEKILKTNHSNIMDDPFIREHIEELLRNIRTQVLIKLIKPYTRIHIPFISKRIRDFYASDYDRKPVFDHTDQTRIRHLTPLGFLTRELNIDVCDVESLLVQCILDNTIHGRIDQVNQLLELDYQKRGGARYTALDKWTNQLNSLNQAIVSKLT